A stretch of the Aspergillus puulaauensis MK2 DNA, chromosome 6, nearly complete sequence genome encodes the following:
- a CDS encoding uncharacterized protein (COG:G;~EggNog:ENOG410PM1B;~InterPro:IPR005829,IPR010573,IPR036259,IPR020846;~PFAM:PF06609,PF07690;~TransMembrane:12 (i127-146o152-172i179-198o218-236i257-278o290-311i332-352o372-391i398-416o422-444i456-478o549-572i);~go_component: GO:0016021 - integral component of membrane [Evidence IEA];~go_function: GO:0022857 - transmembrane transporter activity [Evidence IEA];~go_process: GO:0055085 - transmembrane transport [Evidence IEA]) — translation MSEIKPSEPLEIEDACDNVSAKSTDPHDVDRMMVNDDRAPEARGATTNTIPRSYWYSWEFIGTFIAIILAKDAGSGGFSLAAPVLNDIDREIGPDPDITWVSLAWTLTQGISTLIIGRLSDVFGRRWIFISASVLGTVGAIWASQATSVKQLIGATVLLGLAGGVQISYFWIISEIVPMKWRFVANAIVYACSFTSWLGPKISYDFFTQTDVGWRGSYYLLVALNGLSTLCWWAFYHPPTFKMLHRRQALFRLLLSFDWVGLLLYAASFTCFLIGLNWGGNRYPWDSGQVLGTMISGIVGLALFLGFEMWLPSYTKSITPFVEIHFFTNLPLMAITGMTCVAGSTYYGWASVWPGLVSNVWTDLGHDKTGNMLSLFVLCYVWSQAVGGLIAHFARVKLPICISTIVATPLLGALAADPFNMTLTSVLMGLGSFSLGIMEGIALTATTYPLRSQEEIGSAGGLTGTIRLFFSTIATAVYNTVIRNRLNTTIPVNVAPAAIDAGLPASSVEQLIASLRAGTPLNNSTLIPGVNGAVEEAARLAYRVAYSQAYRTVFLVCIAFTVPGCLLCWCVVDANEKKDEFIAGHLHKRAEKKRLEEQEG, via the coding sequence ATGTCTGAGATAAAGCCCAGCGAACCTCTGGAGATTGAGGATGCTTGCGACAATGTCTCTGCAAAATCCACAGACCCCCACGATGTCGACCGCATGATGGTCAACGACGACCGAGCCCCAGAGGCTCGCGGCGCAACCACAAACACCATCCCGCGCAGCTATTGGTACAGCTGGGAGTTCATCGGAACCTTTATTGCCATCATCCTGGCCAAAGACGCCGGAAGTGGCGGGTTCAGTCTAGCTGCCCCTGTTctcaacgacatcgaccGTGAGATCGGCCCAGATCCCGACATCACCTGGGTTTCACTCGCGTGGACTCTGACTCAAGGTATATCGACCCTGATTATCGGTCGCCTTTCCGATGTCTTTGGCCGGCGGTGGATCTTTATCTCTGCGTCTGTCCTCGGCACGGTTGGTGCCATCTGGGCCTCGCAGGCTACTTCGGTCAAGCAGCTTATCGGAGCAACGGTGCTCCTGGGTCTCGCTGGTGGAGTCCAGATCAGCTACTTTTGGATCATCAGTGAGATTGTGCCCATGAAGTGGCGCTTCGTCGCCAACGCCATCGTCTACGCGTGCAGTTTCACTAGCTGGCTGGGCCCGAAGATCTCATATGATTTCTTCACCCAGACAGACGTGGGTTGGCGTGGGAGTTACTACCTTCTCGTGGCGCTCAATGGTCTTTCGACACTCTGCTGGTGGGCCTTCTATCACCCGCCAACTTTCAAGATGCTCCATCGCCGGCAGGCTTTGTTCAGGCTCCTCCTATCATTTGACTGGGTTGGGCTCCTCCTATACGCCGCCAGCTTTACGTGCTTCCTGATCGGCCTCAACTGGGGCGGCAACAGATACCCCTGGGACAGCGGCCAAGTGCTTGGAACAATGATCAGTGGAATCGTcggcctcgccctcttcctaGGCTTCGAAATGTGGCTGCCGTCCTACACCAAGTCCATCACCCCCTTTGTGGAAATTCATTTCTTCACCAACCTCCCGCTAATGGCCATCACCGGCATGACCTGCGTCGCCGGCTCGACATACTACGGCTGGGCCTCCGTCTGGCCTGGTCTTGTCTCCAACGTCTGGACCGACCTTGGCCACGACAAGACCGGCAACATGCTCTCGCTGTTCGTGCTGTGCTACGTGTGGAGCCAGGCTGTCGGCGGGCTCATCGCCCACTTTGCACGCGTCAAACTCCCCATCTGCATCTCGACGATCGTCGCAACGCCGCTCCTCGGCGCGCTGGCCGCAGACCCATTCAACATGACGCTGACCAGCGTGCTCATGGGCCTCGGCAGTTTCTCCCTGGGGATAATGGAAGGCATCGCGctaacagcaacaacatACCCGCTGCGCTCGCAGGAGGAAATCGGGAGCGCTGGCGGGCTCACAGGGACGATCCGGCTGTTCTTCTCGACCATCGCAACGGCCGTCTACAACACCGTGATCCGCAACCGGCTGAACACGACAATCCCCGTGAATGTCGCGCCCGCAGCAATTGACGCAGGGCTCCCCGCGTCGTCTGTCGAGCAGCTCATCGCGAGTCTTCGTGCGGGGACGCCGCTGAACAACAGTACGCTGATTCCCGGAGTGAATGGcgcggtggaagaggcagcGAGGCTGGCGTATCGGGTTGCGTACTCGCAGGCGTACCGTACGGTATTTCTCGTCTGTATCGCGTTTACGGTGCCTGGGTGCTTGCTTTGTTGGTGTGTGGTTGATGcgaatgagaagaaggacgagttTATTGCGGGGCATTTGCATAAGagggcggagaagaagaggctggaggagcaggaaGGGTGA